In a single window of the Niabella ginsenosidivorans genome:
- a CDS encoding serine hydrolase domain-containing protein — MKKWGLLSVGMVLQLTIAAQSKVLMPGPAASNGFSDERLQRIDAVIKEYIRHGWIKGATAFIAHDGVIVYNKAFGTGNAQTNASLKTDDIFRIASQTKAITSVAVMMLFEEGKFLLDDPISKYIPSFAHPGVLDQFNEKDSSYTTVPAKREITIRDLLTHTSGLDYAQIGSPKMKAIYAKAGIPAGFLPHPQKLADAIDKLGTLPLVHQPGDGFTYSLSVDVLGRLVEVVSGMSLNDFFRKRIFEPLGMKDTYFHLPDAKRSRLVSVYTEDKITKALIPWADTTFRGISVDYPVNNNGYFSGGAGLVSTTADYAAFLQMMVNKGEYNGKRLLSRHTVEMMTQNQIGELPFGANKFGLGFEITTDKGFLKLGQSAGSFAWGGFFGTTYWGDPREHIVALLFVQQWPFSHGELGDKFKALVYQALQ; from the coding sequence ATGAAAAAATGGGGCTTGCTAAGTGTTGGAATGGTGCTGCAGTTGACCATAGCTGCACAATCCAAAGTATTAATGCCAGGGCCTGCAGCATCCAACGGATTTTCTGACGAACGCCTGCAGCGCATTGATGCGGTCATTAAAGAATATATCCGGCATGGCTGGATCAAAGGCGCCACCGCCTTTATTGCACATGATGGCGTTATTGTTTATAACAAAGCGTTTGGCACCGGCAATGCGCAAACCAATGCTTCTTTAAAAACGGATGACATTTTCCGCATTGCTTCCCAAACAAAGGCCATTACCAGTGTGGCGGTGATGATGCTGTTTGAGGAAGGAAAATTCCTGCTGGATGATCCCATTTCAAAGTACATTCCGTCCTTCGCTCATCCCGGAGTGCTGGATCAGTTTAATGAAAAGGACAGCAGTTATACAACCGTTCCTGCAAAACGGGAAATAACGATCCGGGATCTGCTTACCCATACTTCCGGGCTGGATTATGCGCAGATCGGCTCGCCGAAAATGAAGGCGATTTATGCAAAGGCGGGTATACCTGCAGGTTTTTTGCCACATCCTCAGAAACTGGCAGATGCCATTGATAAGCTGGGCACCCTGCCATTAGTGCACCAGCCGGGTGATGGCTTTACTTATAGTTTAAGCGTGGATGTTTTGGGCAGGCTGGTAGAAGTGGTCTCCGGCATGAGCCTGAATGATTTCTTCCGTAAACGGATCTTTGAGCCGCTGGGAATGAAAGATACCTATTTTCATTTGCCTGATGCAAAACGCTCCCGGCTGGTAAGCGTTTATACAGAAGATAAAATAACAAAAGCACTCATTCCATGGGCAGATACCACATTCCGTGGCATATCCGTTGATTACCCGGTAAACAATAACGGGTATTTTTCCGGAGGAGCAGGCTTGGTATCCACCACTGCAGACTATGCCGCCTTTCTGCAAATGATGGTGAACAAGGGAGAATATAACGGCAAACGCCTGCTGTCAAGACATACTGTGGAAATGATGACGCAAAACCAGATCGGGGAGTTGCCCTTTGGCGCCAATAAATTCGGATTGGGGTTTGAAATAACCACGGATAAAGGGTTCCTCAAGCTGGGCCAGTCTGCCGGAAGCTTTGCCTGGGGCGGTTTCTTTGGCACAACCTATTGGGGAGACCCCCGGGAACATATAGTGGCGCTGCTGTTTGTGCAGCAATGGCCGTTCAGCCATGGTGAACTGGGCGATAAATTTAAAGCCCTGGTCTACCAGGCATTACAGTAA
- a CDS encoding glycoside hydrolase family 30 protein → MKKVFNLAFAIALLGCNNPQTTMNALTKEESNAPSFSLEGRTASIYTSADTAGYRLLETDSGKGFTDMGQPKETQVCVFADPSKAFQTIVGIGGAITDAAAETLAKLPAATQDSLLNAYYDPAAGIGYTLARTNINSCDFSSDTYNYVADNDSLLNSFNIAHDEKYKLPFIKRAMAIAKGKLKLFVSPWSPPAWMKDNNDMLHGGSLKKDFYHSWAEYYIKYINALEKQAIPVWGLSVQNEPMATQKWESCIYTAEQEADFIKTALGPALEKAGIQDKKLIIWDHNRDLIYQRASTTLADPDVAKYVWGIGYHWYETWTGSDMMFENLRRTAEAFPGKQLLFTEGCREKFSMDSIHNWNLGEKYGMSMINDFNAGAAGWTDWNVLLDETGGPNHVGNFCFAPVHADTRTGRLIYTSAYYYLGHFSKFVRPGARRIAVATNRTDLLGTGFLNTDGRIAVIVMNKGGHDLQYNLWIKGKAVAINALKHSIQTILI, encoded by the coding sequence ATGAAAAAAGTTTTTAATCTTGCTTTTGCAATAGCCCTGTTGGGCTGTAATAATCCGCAAACGACGATGAACGCATTAACAAAAGAAGAAAGCAACGCTCCGTCTTTTTCTCTTGAGGGGAGAACTGCATCCATTTATACCTCCGCAGATACAGCCGGTTACCGGCTTTTGGAAACAGACAGTGGGAAAGGGTTTACTGATATGGGGCAGCCCAAAGAAACCCAGGTCTGCGTTTTTGCAGATCCGTCAAAAGCATTTCAGACCATTGTGGGCATTGGCGGAGCCATTACAGATGCTGCAGCTGAAACATTGGCAAAACTGCCGGCTGCTACCCAGGACTCTTTATTAAATGCCTATTATGACCCGGCAGCAGGAATCGGGTATACATTAGCCAGAACCAACATCAATAGCTGCGACTTTTCCAGCGATACTTATAATTACGTGGCCGATAATGATTCACTCTTAAATTCATTCAATATTGCGCACGATGAAAAATATAAGCTCCCGTTCATTAAACGGGCTATGGCAATTGCCAAAGGAAAGCTGAAGTTGTTTGTAAGCCCCTGGAGCCCTCCTGCATGGATGAAGGATAATAATGATATGCTGCACGGAGGCAGCCTGAAAAAAGATTTTTATCATTCCTGGGCGGAGTATTATATAAAATACATCAACGCACTTGAAAAACAGGCAATACCTGTTTGGGGGCTTTCTGTACAAAATGAGCCTATGGCAACCCAAAAATGGGAATCCTGTATTTATACAGCAGAACAGGAGGCGGATTTTATAAAAACAGCCCTTGGGCCGGCCCTGGAAAAAGCGGGCATACAGGATAAAAAACTGATCATATGGGACCATAACCGCGATCTGATCTATCAGCGTGCAAGCACCACATTAGCAGATCCTGATGTTGCAAAGTATGTTTGGGGAATTGGTTATCATTGGTATGAAACCTGGACCGGCAGCGATATGATGTTTGAAAATCTTAGAAGGACCGCTGAAGCGTTCCCCGGTAAACAGTTGCTGTTTACGGAAGGCTGCAGGGAAAAGTTTTCAATGGACAGCATTCATAACTGGAATCTCGGAGAAAAGTATGGCATGTCTATGATCAACGACTTTAATGCCGGTGCCGCAGGCTGGACAGACTGGAATGTGTTGCTTGATGAAACCGGTGGCCCCAATCATGTTGGTAATTTCTGTTTTGCGCCGGTGCATGCCGATACCAGGACCGGCCGGCTCATTTATACCAGCGCCTATTACTACCTGGGGCATTTTTCAAAATTTGTCCGCCCGGGCGCAAGGCGCATTGCAGTAGCTACCAATCGTACCGATCTGCTGGGAACAGGGTTTCTCAATACTGATGGCAGAATAGCCGTTATAGTAATGAATAAAGGCGGTCATGACCTGCAATACAATCTTTGGATAAAAGGCAAAGCAGTTGCAATAAATGCCTTAAAACATTCAATACAAACAATTCTGATATAG
- a CDS encoding glycerophosphodiester phosphodiesterase family protein yields the protein MLKLITGTGILCLLAALAFANPVTDKDKPSGNGIVAHRGAFKKNGLPENSIASLKQAIALQCAGSEFDVQMTSDDSLVINHDPHYNKQTIEKTTYAVLEQTPLSNGERLPTLREYLLAGLQDNRSTKLVLEIKPSVVSKERGQQVAERVVKMVHQLYAAPKTIYISFDYEICKKVKQLDPQAHVQYLNGDKSPAALKQDNIDGADYHFSVFQKNPEWIAQAKKNHIALNAWTVNDAAEMDWLLANGFDFITTNEPELLAERMKTAPVSKGWKLVWSDEFNKDGLPDAARWGYDVGGNGWGNNELEYYTKADSNNAVIKNGKLLIIAKKEKRGKNTYTSARLVTKGKGDWLYGRVEVSAKLPAGKGTWPAIWMLPTNWKYGGWPASGEIDIMENVGFNSDTVYSSVHTKTFNHVIGTQKTKGFYLNDADKTFHVYAMEWNKDRIDFFVDDQRFFSFSNTRKGFAEWPFDQQFHLILNVAMGGNWGGAHGMDENLSKAVMEVDYVRVFQR from the coding sequence ATGTTGAAATTAATTACAGGCACAGGAATTTTATGTTTATTGGCCGCACTGGCATTTGCGAACCCGGTTACTGATAAAGACAAACCTTCCGGCAATGGTATAGTGGCCCATCGCGGGGCATTTAAAAAGAACGGACTGCCGGAAAATTCGATAGCCTCTTTAAAACAGGCCATTGCATTACAATGCGCCGGTTCAGAGTTTGATGTGCAAATGACATCCGACGATTCACTGGTTATCAATCATGATCCGCATTATAATAAACAGACCATTGAAAAAACCACGTATGCAGTGTTAGAACAGACCCCTTTGTCAAATGGAGAAAGACTGCCAACATTGCGCGAATATCTTTTGGCCGGTTTACAGGATAACCGGTCTACAAAGCTGGTGCTGGAAATAAAACCATCTGTGGTCAGTAAGGAGCGGGGGCAGCAGGTTGCAGAGCGCGTGGTAAAGATGGTACACCAGCTGTACGCTGCGCCTAAAACCATTTACATCAGTTTTGATTATGAGATCTGTAAAAAAGTAAAACAACTGGATCCCCAAGCGCACGTACAATATCTGAATGGAGATAAATCCCCAGCAGCGCTGAAACAGGATAACATTGACGGGGCCGATTACCATTTCTCTGTATTTCAAAAGAATCCGGAATGGATTGCACAGGCAAAGAAGAACCATATTGCCTTAAATGCCTGGACGGTGAATGATGCCGCGGAAATGGACTGGCTCCTGGCCAATGGCTTTGATTTTATTACTACTAATGAACCGGAGCTGTTAGCAGAGCGTATGAAGACCGCGCCTGTTTCAAAAGGATGGAAGCTGGTATGGAGCGATGAGTTTAATAAAGATGGATTGCCGGATGCTGCCAGATGGGGCTATGATGTAGGAGGAAATGGCTGGGGTAATAACGAGCTGGAATACTATACAAAGGCAGACTCTAATAATGCGGTCATAAAAAACGGGAAGCTGTTGATTATTGCAAAAAAGGAGAAGAGGGGGAAAAATACGTATACATCAGCGAGGCTGGTTACCAAAGGCAAGGGCGATTGGCTGTATGGCCGGGTGGAAGTCAGCGCTAAACTGCCTGCCGGTAAAGGTACCTGGCCTGCAATATGGATGCTGCCAACAAACTGGAAATACGGAGGCTGGCCAGCAAGCGGTGAAATTGATATAATGGAAAATGTAGGATTTAATTCTGATACTGTTTATAGCAGTGTGCATACAAAAACATTTAACCACGTTATTGGTACGCAAAAAACAAAAGGCTTTTATCTGAACGATGCAGATAAAACATTCCATGTGTACGCTATGGAATGGAATAAGGACCGGATTGATTTTTTTGTAGATGATCAACGCTTTTTTTCGTTCAGCAATACCCGTAAAGGCTTTGCCGAATGGCCGTTTGATCAGCAATTTCACCTGATCTTAAATGTTGCAATGGGCGGTAACTGGGGAGGCGCACATGGTATGGATGAAAACCTCAGCAAGGCTGTTATGGAGGTAGACTATGTACGGGTATTTCAGAGATAA
- a CDS encoding metallophosphoesterase, translating to MRRFLRFLLLKPVLWAAKKFDSDPDKIKVFDALTKLFNRISDHQSKLGLLIDFDLQKDKYIIFSDQHKGARNGADDFRLAAPAYVAALNYYNTSLFSFINLGDCEELWENPLFRVKKFNGEPFEAEKAFVQRDAFIKVIGNHDLYWGNDPLAGLELEAVFGKKIKAYEGVILQTIINGRPLRIFCTHGHQGDANSDGNWFSKFFISKIWGPLQACLQINPNEPSNNDYKKTLHNEIMYEWSSEQDAILLITGHTHQPVFESLTHIERLYRQMEIAKLKSDAVTIERIKEETIAFRKRFDTLLLDYNRILPTYFNSGCCCFSDGDITGIEIEGGFIRLIKWETKGGRPERIVLEETSLGVIMEAVKK from the coding sequence ATGCGTCGCTTTCTCCGGTTCCTGCTGCTAAAACCCGTTCTATGGGCCGCCAAAAAATTTGATTCAGATCCTGATAAAATAAAAGTATTTGATGCACTCACCAAATTGTTCAACCGCATATCAGACCATCAGAGTAAGCTGGGCCTGCTGATTGATTTTGATTTACAGAAAGATAAATACATCATTTTCTCAGATCAGCACAAAGGCGCGCGTAATGGTGCCGACGATTTCCGGCTGGCCGCACCTGCCTATGTGGCTGCATTGAACTATTATAATACCAGCCTTTTTTCTTTTATAAACCTGGGCGATTGTGAAGAGCTGTGGGAAAACCCGCTGTTCAGGGTAAAAAAATTTAATGGTGAGCCATTTGAGGCGGAGAAAGCATTTGTGCAAAGAGATGCTTTTATAAAAGTTATTGGCAATCATGATCTGTATTGGGGCAATGATCCCCTGGCCGGGCTGGAGCTGGAAGCCGTGTTCGGGAAAAAAATAAAGGCTTATGAAGGCGTGATCCTGCAAACCATCATTAACGGAAGGCCGCTCCGTATATTCTGTACCCATGGCCATCAGGGCGACGCAAACAGCGATGGTAACTGGTTCTCTAAATTCTTTATATCAAAGATCTGGGGACCGCTGCAGGCCTGCCTGCAGATCAACCCCAATGAACCTTCCAACAATGATTATAAAAAAACATTGCATAATGAAATTATGTATGAATGGTCTTCAGAGCAGGATGCTATTCTTTTAATTACGGGGCATACCCACCAGCCGGTCTTTGAATCGCTCACCCATATTGAACGTCTGTACCGGCAGATGGAAATTGCAAAATTAAAGAGTGATGCAGTCACTATTGAAAGGATAAAAGAGGAAACCATTGCTTTCCGGAAACGGTTCGATACATTGTTACTTGATTATAACAGGATTTTGCCCACTTATTTTAATTCAGGCTGCTGCTGCTTCTCAGACGGGGACATCACCGGTATTGAAATTGAGGGAGGCTTTATCAGGCTCATAAAATGGGAAACAAAAGGAGGCCGGCCGGAAAGAATCGTTCTGGAAGAAACTTCATTAGGTGTAATAATGGAAGCCGTTAAAAAATAA
- a CDS encoding NAD(P)-binding protein, producing the protein MLSAGALALPGVIPARPYPSKKPGVIIIGAGLAGLAAAYRLKKKDTPITIIESRSIITGVTMLILTVRMQSISQGNGLGCSRN; encoded by the coding sequence ATGCTGTCTGCAGGAGCGTTGGCTCTGCCCGGTGTGATCCCCGCCCGCCCGTATCCTTCTAAAAAACCGGGAGTCATTATTATTGGCGCTGGCCTTGCAGGGCTGGCGGCCGCTTACCGGTTAAAAAAGAAAGACACACCCATTACTATTATCGAAAGCAGGTCAATTATTACTGGGGTAACGATGCTTATTCTTACGGTGCGTATGCAGTCTATAAGCCAGGGCAATGGTTTGGGGTGCAGCCGGAATTAA
- a CDS encoding beta-ketoacyl synthase chain length factor — translation MYIHQQFCISPQRTAGSPDLEKVITSSEGKLVAIEPALEGVPPGMLRRMSKAVRMGIGAGLPLLKEVVPDGIIIGTANGGMEDCIKFLNQIIDYNEGMLTPGNFVQSTPNAIAGQLSLIKKNRNYNATHVHLGLAFENALTDAKMFLSEHPGNSYLTGAVDEISTYNYNIDRLAGWYDPLLTNTDLYTAGHSATIAGEGAAMFLLSGTATGAIAKIESVSTLHTTEVSAIARHLEALLEAYPVTATTLLISGENGDRRYQFFYDAFEKYAGTAPVIRFKHLTGEYPTAASFAVWLAAQAFQDLQLPDHLFKKGASLQKADRVILYNQYHGQQHSFIIISEK, via the coding sequence GTGTATATCCATCAGCAGTTTTGTATTTCTCCGCAGCGCACCGCCGGTAGCCCTGATCTTGAAAAAGTCATCACATCCTCCGAAGGTAAGCTGGTTGCCATTGAGCCCGCACTGGAAGGCGTGCCTCCGGGCATGCTGCGCAGAATGAGCAAAGCGGTGCGTATGGGCATTGGAGCCGGCCTTCCCTTACTGAAAGAGGTGGTTCCGGATGGAATCATTATAGGAACCGCCAACGGGGGAATGGAAGATTGCATTAAATTCCTCAACCAGATCATTGATTATAATGAAGGCATGCTGACCCCCGGCAATTTTGTACAAAGTACTCCTAATGCCATTGCCGGCCAGTTAAGCCTTATAAAAAAGAACCGGAATTACAATGCCACGCATGTACACCTGGGGCTGGCTTTTGAGAATGCCCTTACTGATGCAAAAATGTTTCTTAGTGAGCACCCGGGAAACAGCTACCTTACAGGTGCAGTAGATGAAATATCTACCTACAATTATAATATTGACCGCCTGGCGGGGTGGTACGATCCCCTGCTGACCAACACAGACCTTTATACCGCCGGTCATAGCGCAACCATTGCCGGTGAAGGAGCTGCAATGTTCTTATTAAGCGGAACCGCAACCGGCGCTATTGCAAAAATTGAATCTGTGAGCACCCTGCATACAACAGAAGTGTCAGCAATTGCCCGGCACTTAGAAGCCTTGTTGGAGGCATATCCTGTAACTGCCACTACCCTATTAATTTCGGGGGAAAACGGAGACCGCCGTTACCAATTCTTTTATGATGCGTTTGAAAAGTACGCCGGTACTGCGCCCGTTATCCGCTTTAAGCACCTGACGGGGGAATACCCAACAGCCGCGTCCTTTGCGGTATGGCTTGCCGCACAGGCTTTCCAGGATCTGCAGTTACCGGATCACCTGTTTAAAAAAGGAGCTTCCCTGCAGAAAGCGGACCGGGTCATTCTCTATAATCAGTACCACGGTCAGCAGCATAGTTTTATCATTATTTCTGAAAAATAA
- a CDS encoding SDR family oxidoreductase, with the protein MHILITGASQGIGLAIAEVFAKQGNTLLLSSRNDLKLYKTMETLQTHYPDAVFYAKAFDLSVKEEAIALGKWALEKGTPDILVNNAGLFEPGNISDEAEGVLESQMAVNLYSAYHLTRTVLPAMKKNARGFIFNICSVAGLQAYPNGGSYSISKFAMNGFSQNLRQELKPYGIKVSAFFPGAVMTASWGDFDNSEKRIMEAGDIAKLIEATTQLSAAACVEDIIIRPQLGDL; encoded by the coding sequence ATGCATATTTTAATTACCGGCGCATCGCAGGGGATAGGACTGGCTATTGCAGAAGTGTTTGCAAAACAAGGAAACACACTCCTGCTTTCATCAAGAAACGATCTGAAGTTGTATAAAACAATGGAAACCCTGCAAACTCATTACCCGGATGCGGTGTTTTATGCAAAAGCATTTGATCTTTCTGTAAAAGAAGAAGCCATTGCCCTGGGTAAATGGGCGTTGGAGAAGGGCACCCCGGATATACTGGTTAATAATGCCGGTTTATTTGAGCCTGGTAACATCAGCGATGAGGCAGAAGGCGTACTGGAAAGCCAGATGGCGGTAAACCTGTACAGCGCCTACCATCTTACAAGAACAGTGTTGCCGGCCATGAAAAAGAACGCAAGGGGGTTTATTTTTAATATCTGTTCGGTTGCCGGCCTGCAGGCCTATCCAAACGGGGGTTCTTACAGTATCAGTAAATTTGCAATGAATGGCTTTAGCCAGAACCTGCGGCAGGAGCTAAAGCCATATGGTATTAAGGTAAGTGCCTTTTTTCCCGGGGCGGTGATGACAGCGTCCTGGGGCGACTTTGACAACAGCGAAAAACGGATCATGGAAGCGGGTGATATTGCTAAGCTGATTGAAGCGACTACACAACTTTCTGCTGCAGCCTGTGTTGAAGATATTATTATACGGCCGCAATTGGGCGATTTATAA
- a CDS encoding BatD family protein encodes MMKIFQKGIKQLVLWALALMASPIVFAQNSTLDARIKNNLYLNVYVNKTNCYVGEPIVVTYKLYSSLESVSEVIKDPDFAGFELRDLIASGDDIVNRQTIDGKSFDVHTLRKIQLTPLEAGRLVLDPMILSNRIRLIDASGNRSSLLDGIDDSFLKNGEYRVSIASVPITVNVQEAPANAKPAVYNGAVGDFKMNVRLSKVNLNPGEQGSLLITISGTGDFSRVTQPVVQWPSGVTAATATVQEQYDRNDKNAPGVKIFTFPFSSSKVGAYTIMPVQFSYFDAVRNRYNTVSNPPVTFYVREGAVNAPAGAVNTQAERNDHYGALLLGIGIVALLLLILLLRKMFRNKGQQQPMRQVMLKQQVQPVQTDQPGSGVEELLQPAEDAVTKPGSLFYTTLRQGMIRFFEQKYQVPAKLFYKSTLKETMTQRKVPVPLQDEVFHMLTEIEMNIYSAGGMEGDRVRLLEKTKAILKKL; translated from the coding sequence ATGATGAAGATTTTTCAGAAAGGTATAAAACAGTTGGTCTTATGGGCGCTGGCATTAATGGCATCCCCAATTGTTTTTGCGCAGAACAGCACGCTGGACGCACGCATAAAAAACAATCTTTACCTGAACGTTTATGTGAATAAAACCAATTGCTATGTAGGAGAGCCCATCGTGGTTACCTATAAACTGTATTCATCCCTGGAATCTGTTTCAGAGGTAATTAAAGACCCGGATTTTGCCGGTTTTGAATTGCGTGACCTGATCGCTTCGGGTGATGATATTGTAAACCGACAGACCATTGACGGCAAAAGTTTTGATGTGCATACCCTGCGAAAGATTCAGCTAACTCCCCTGGAGGCCGGCAGGTTGGTGCTGGATCCTATGATATTGAGTAACCGGATCAGGCTGATAGATGCCTCCGGGAACCGCAGCTCTTTACTGGACGGTATTGATGACAGCTTCCTGAAAAATGGAGAATACCGCGTTTCTATAGCATCCGTTCCTATTACGGTCAATGTGCAGGAGGCGCCGGCCAACGCAAAGCCCGCAGTTTATAATGGCGCAGTTGGTGATTTTAAAATGAATGTGCGGCTTTCTAAGGTAAACCTTAATCCGGGGGAACAGGGCAGCTTGCTGATAACGATTTCCGGTACGGGCGACTTTTCTCGGGTAACACAACCCGTTGTGCAATGGCCCTCAGGCGTAACTGCAGCAACAGCAACCGTACAGGAACAATATGACCGTAATGATAAAAACGCACCGGGTGTAAAGATCTTTACTTTTCCTTTTTCCTCGTCAAAAGTAGGTGCTTACACCATTATGCCGGTACAGTTCTCTTATTTTGATGCTGTCCGGAACAGGTATAATACCGTCAGTAATCCTCCGGTAACTTTTTATGTACGGGAAGGGGCTGTAAATGCACCTGCAGGCGCAGTGAACACACAGGCAGAGCGCAACGATCACTACGGCGCCTTGCTGCTGGGTATTGGCATTGTTGCATTATTGCTGCTGATCCTCCTGTTAAGGAAAATGTTCCGCAATAAAGGGCAGCAGCAACCGATGCGCCAGGTAATGTTAAAGCAGCAGGTACAACCTGTTCAGACGGATCAGCCTGGTTCCGGTGTGGAAGAGCTGTTGCAGCCGGCGGAAGATGCGGTAACAAAACCCGGAAGTCTTTTTTACACCACATTAAGACAGGGAATGATCCGTTTCTTTGAGCAGAAATACCAGGTTCCGGCCAAGCTTTTTTATAAATCTACGTTGAAAGAAACTATGACGCAAAGAAAAGTCCCGGTACCGCTGCAGGATGAGGTCTTTCACATGCTTACAGAAATTGAAATGAATATTTATTCTGCCGGCGGAATGGAAGGAGACCGCGTCCGGCTGCTTGAAAAAACAAAGGCAATACTGAAAAAGTTGTGA
- a CDS encoding zinc metallopeptidase yields MTPGIMMVSILFMGISMIVSMILKGKFTRYSKVPLSSGLSGKEVAERMLRENGIYDVQVTSVPGFLSDHYDPAKKTVNLSPDVYEGSTVAAAAVAAHECGHAVQHAAQYAPLQLRSRLVPAVQFSSAIVNWVLLAGLIMAASGSYTLLLIGIVLMAITVLFSLITLPVEFDASKRALAWLNHTNITNNREYPMAKDALKWAATTYVVAALAAVVMLLQYISILTGRRD; encoded by the coding sequence ATGACACCAGGAATTATGATGGTTTCGATACTGTTTATGGGCATCAGCATGATTGTATCGATGATTTTAAAAGGTAAGTTTACGCGTTACAGCAAAGTGCCCCTTTCCTCCGGCCTAAGCGGAAAGGAGGTGGCTGAAAGGATGTTGCGGGAAAACGGTATTTATGATGTACAGGTAACTTCCGTACCAGGATTTTTAAGCGATCACTATGACCCGGCTAAAAAAACCGTGAACCTGAGCCCGGATGTTTACGAAGGTAGTACCGTAGCCGCAGCTGCCGTTGCAGCCCATGAATGCGGGCACGCCGTACAGCATGCTGCCCAATATGCCCCCTTACAACTGCGTAGCAGGCTGGTGCCGGCTGTACAGTTCAGCTCGGCAATTGTAAACTGGGTATTGCTGGCGGGCTTAATTATGGCAGCATCCGGAAGCTATACATTGCTTCTTATCGGGATCGTTCTGATGGCCATTACTGTATTGTTTTCACTGATAACGCTGCCGGTGGAATTTGATGCCAGCAAAAGAGCCTTAGCCTGGCTGAACCATACCAATATTACTAACAACCGGGAATATCCGATGGCTAAAGATGCATTAAAATGGGCCGCTACCACTTATGTAGTTGCTGCCCTGGCAGCGGTTGTAATGCTGTTGCAATACATTTCCATATTGACCGGACGCAGGGATTAA